A region from the Triticum aestivum cultivar Chinese Spring chromosome 3D, IWGSC CS RefSeq v2.1, whole genome shotgun sequence genome encodes:
- the LOC123079915 gene encoding protein NRT1/ PTR FAMILY 5.10 isoform X1, with the protein MDATRALLLPRSDGAVPGVVDFRGGPAPRASTGRWSAAMFVLGVEIAERFAYHGVSANLISYLTGPLGESTAGAAAAINAWSGVATMLPLLVACVADAWLGRFRTIVLASVLFVVSMGMLTLSSALPVFHSDGCTSFTSLSGACSPSPVQVTIFYVSLYLVALAEAGHKPCAQAFGADQFDQHHPEESVSRSSFFNWWYFGMCSGTAATTMVSSYIQDNIGWGLGFGIPCLVMVLALAMFLLGTRRYRYYTSTQSSPFARLARAFVALLKGSKSSQCANTLAGEDGEFNAEHREEVRGLLRLFPIWATCIIYAVIFSQSSTFFTKQAATLDRRIGATFRVPPAALQTFISLTIITFIPVYDRLFVPAARRFTRLSSGITMLQRIGTGLVLALVAMVVAALVEARRLGVARDAGLVDDPKAALPMSLWWMVPQYVLFGLSDVFAMIGLQEFFYDQVPDALRSLGLAFFLSIFGVGHFLSSFLISAIDGATKKGGASWFSNNLNRAHLDYFYWLLAGLCAAELAAFVVVSRVYVYKKRVAHHDHGDGGAVM; encoded by the exons ATGGACGCCACCCGCGCCCTCCTCCTGCCCCGCTCCGACGGCGCCGTGCCCGGCGTCGTCGACTTCCGCGGCGGCCCCGCCCCGCGCGCCTCCACCGGCCGATGGTCCGCCGCCATGTTCGTCCTCG GTGTGGAGATCGCGGAGCGGTTCGCGTACCACGGGGTGTCGGCCAACCTCATCAGCTACCTCACGGGGCCGCTGGGGGAGTCCAcggccggcgccgccgcggcgATCAACGCGTGGAGCGGCGTGGCCACGATGCTGCCGCTGCTGGTGGCCTGCGTCGCCGACGCCTGGCTCGGCAGATTCCGCACCATCGTGCTCGCCTCCGTCCTCTTCGTCGTG AGCATGGGCATGCTGACCCTGTCCTCGGCGCTCCCGGTGTTCCACTCGGACGGGTGCACCAGCTTCACCTCGCTCTCGGGcgcgtgctcgccgtcgccggtgCAGGTGACCATCTTCTACGTCTCGCTCTACCTGGTGGCGCTGGCGGAGGCCGGGCACAAGCCCTGCGCGCAGGCGTTCGGGGCCGACCAGTTCGACCAGCACCACCCCGAGGAGTCCGTCTCCCGGAGCTccttcttcaactggtggtactTCGGCATGTGCTCcggcaccgccgccaccaccatggTCTCCAGCTACATCCAGGACAACATCGGCTGGGGCCTCGGCTTCGGCATCCCCTGCCTCGTCATGGTCCTCGCGCTCGCCATGTTCCTGCTCGGCACCCGCCGCTACCGCTACTACACCTCCACCCAGTCCAGCCCCTTCGCCCGCCTCGCCAGGGCCTTCGTCGCGCTCCTCAAAGGCTCCAAGTCCAGCCAATGCGCCAA CACTCTTGCGGGTGAGGATGGTGAGTTCAACGCGGAGCACCGGGAGGAGGTTCGGGGCCTGCTGCGGCTGTTCCCCATCTGGGCGACGTGCATCATCTACGCCGTCATCTTCTCCCAGTCGTCCACCTTCTTCACGAAGCAGGCCGCGACGCTGGACCGGCGGATCGGCGCCACCTTCCGCGTGCCGCCGGCGGCGCTGCAGACGTTCATCAGCCtgaccatcatcaccttcatccCTGTCTACGACCGTCTCTTCGTGCCCGCCGCCCGGCGGTTCACGCGCCTGTCCTCGGGAATCACCATGCTGCAGAGGATCGGCACGGGGCTGGTCCTCGCCCTCGTGGCCATGGTGGTGGCGGCGCTGGTGGAGGCGAGGCGGCTGGGCGTGGCGAGGGACGCCGGGCTCGTGGACGACCCCAAGGCGGCGCTGCCGATGAGCCTGTGGTGGATGGTGCCGCAGTACGTGCTGTTCGGGCTGTCGGACGTGTTCGCCATGATCGGGCTGCAGGAGTTCTTCTACGACCAGGTCCCCGACGCGCTGCGCAGCCTGGGGCTGGCCTTCTTCCTCAGCATCTTCGGGGTGGGCCACTTCCTCAGCAGCTTCCTCATCTCCGCCATCGACGGCGCCACCAAGAAGGGCGGCGCCAGCTGGTTCTCCAACAACCTCAACCGCGCGCACCTCGACTACTTCTACTGGCTGCTCGCCGGGCTCTGCGCGGCGGAGCTGGCCGCGTTCGTGGTCGTCTCGCGCGTCTATGTGTACAAGAAGAGGGTGGCTCACCATGACCATGGCGACGGTGGTGCTGTCATGTAA
- the LOC123079915 gene encoding protein NRT1/ PTR FAMILY 5.10 isoform X2 has protein sequence MVRRHVRPRCGDRGAVRVPRGVGQPHQLPHGAAGGVHGRRRRGDQRVERRGHDAAAAGGLRRRRLARQIPHHRARLRPLRRAGLPLQSMGMLTLSSALPVFHSDGCTSFTSLSGACSPSPVQVTIFYVSLYLVALAEAGHKPCAQAFGADQFDQHHPEESVSRSSFFNWWYFGMCSGTAATTMVSSYIQDNIGWGLGFGIPCLVMVLALAMFLLGTRRYRYYTSTQSSPFARLARAFVALLKGSKSSQCANTLAGEDGEFNAEHREEVRGLLRLFPIWATCIIYAVIFSQSSTFFTKQAATLDRRIGATFRVPPAALQTFISLTIITFIPVYDRLFVPAARRFTRLSSGITMLQRIGTGLVLALVAMVVAALVEARRLGVARDAGLVDDPKAALPMSLWWMVPQYVLFGLSDVFAMIGLQEFFYDQVPDALRSLGLAFFLSIFGVGHFLSSFLISAIDGATKKGGASWFSNNLNRAHLDYFYWLLAGLCAAELAAFVVVSRVYVYKKRVAHHDHGDGGAVM, from the exons ATGGTCCGCCGCCATGTTCGTCCTCG GTGTGGAGATCGCGGAGCGGTTCGCGTACCACGGGGTGTCGGCCAACCTCATCAGCTACCTCACGGGGCCGCTGGGGGAGTCCAcggccggcgccgccgcggcgATCAACGCGTGGAGCGGCGTGGCCACGATGCTGCCGCTGCTGGTGGCCTGCGTCGCCGACGCCTGGCTCGGCAGATTCCGCACCATCGTGCTCGCCTCCGTCCTCTTCGTCGTG CCGGGTTGCCGTTGCAGAGCATGGGCATGCTGACCCTGTCCTCGGCGCTCCCGGTGTTCCACTCGGACGGGTGCACCAGCTTCACCTCGCTCTCGGGcgcgtgctcgccgtcgccggtgCAGGTGACCATCTTCTACGTCTCGCTCTACCTGGTGGCGCTGGCGGAGGCCGGGCACAAGCCCTGCGCGCAGGCGTTCGGGGCCGACCAGTTCGACCAGCACCACCCCGAGGAGTCCGTCTCCCGGAGCTccttcttcaactggtggtactTCGGCATGTGCTCcggcaccgccgccaccaccatggTCTCCAGCTACATCCAGGACAACATCGGCTGGGGCCTCGGCTTCGGCATCCCCTGCCTCGTCATGGTCCTCGCGCTCGCCATGTTCCTGCTCGGCACCCGCCGCTACCGCTACTACACCTCCACCCAGTCCAGCCCCTTCGCCCGCCTCGCCAGGGCCTTCGTCGCGCTCCTCAAAGGCTCCAAGTCCAGCCAATGCGCCAA CACTCTTGCGGGTGAGGATGGTGAGTTCAACGCGGAGCACCGGGAGGAGGTTCGGGGCCTGCTGCGGCTGTTCCCCATCTGGGCGACGTGCATCATCTACGCCGTCATCTTCTCCCAGTCGTCCACCTTCTTCACGAAGCAGGCCGCGACGCTGGACCGGCGGATCGGCGCCACCTTCCGCGTGCCGCCGGCGGCGCTGCAGACGTTCATCAGCCtgaccatcatcaccttcatccCTGTCTACGACCGTCTCTTCGTGCCCGCCGCCCGGCGGTTCACGCGCCTGTCCTCGGGAATCACCATGCTGCAGAGGATCGGCACGGGGCTGGTCCTCGCCCTCGTGGCCATGGTGGTGGCGGCGCTGGTGGAGGCGAGGCGGCTGGGCGTGGCGAGGGACGCCGGGCTCGTGGACGACCCCAAGGCGGCGCTGCCGATGAGCCTGTGGTGGATGGTGCCGCAGTACGTGCTGTTCGGGCTGTCGGACGTGTTCGCCATGATCGGGCTGCAGGAGTTCTTCTACGACCAGGTCCCCGACGCGCTGCGCAGCCTGGGGCTGGCCTTCTTCCTCAGCATCTTCGGGGTGGGCCACTTCCTCAGCAGCTTCCTCATCTCCGCCATCGACGGCGCCACCAAGAAGGGCGGCGCCAGCTGGTTCTCCAACAACCTCAACCGCGCGCACCTCGACTACTTCTACTGGCTGCTCGCCGGGCTCTGCGCGGCGGAGCTGGCCGCGTTCGTGGTCGTCTCGCGCGTCTATGTGTACAAGAAGAGGGTGGCTCACCATGACCATGGCGACGGTGGTGCTGTCATGTAA